From Blastochloris viridis, one genomic window encodes:
- a CDS encoding thioesterase family protein, with product MLDRLDFEPVFFAPFVSSVMTVEPQWIDYNGHLNMAYYNVLFDRAVDEVALLLGLGPYYARHRGASYVSAEVHVRYLRELKVHDPVRVTVQLLGYDLKRLHLFQELYHAADGWISATSEQIALHFDLERKKAAPFPEDILTRVSQMKRAHGRLKPPEGAGRAIAMSPAA from the coding sequence ATGCTCGACCGTCTCGATTTCGAACCCGTTTTCTTCGCCCCCTTTGTCTCCTCGGTGATGACTGTGGAGCCTCAGTGGATCGATTACAACGGTCACCTCAACATGGCCTACTACAATGTGTTGTTCGACCGTGCGGTCGACGAGGTTGCGTTGCTGCTCGGTCTCGGCCCGTATTACGCTCGTCATCGCGGCGCGTCCTACGTGAGCGCGGAGGTTCACGTCCGCTATTTGCGCGAGCTGAAGGTGCATGATCCGGTGCGCGTCACGGTGCAACTTCTCGGCTACGATTTAAAGCGGCTGCACCTGTTCCAGGAGCTCTACCACGCCGCCGACGGCTGGATTTCGGCAACGTCGGAGCAGATTGCGCTGCATTTCGATCTCGAGCGCAAGAAGGCGGCGCCGTTCCCCGAGGATATTTTGACCCGGGTGTCGCAGATGAAGCGCGCCCACGGCCGGTTGAAGCCGCCGGAGGGTGCCGGCCGCGCCATTGCCATGTCGCCGGCGGCGTGA
- a CDS encoding FAD-binding oxidoreductase yields MSDTHSRPSPEAVASVVAALAQRFESRCVTSQAVRDQHAHTLTWLKPEPPDAVVFPRTTAEVQEIVRLCAAHRVPMIPFGTGSSLEGQVNAPFGGISIDTREMNRILTVHAADLDVVLEPGVTRTTLNSHLRDAGLFFPIDPGFDASFGGMAATRASGTNAVRYGTMKDNVLALQAVLANGEVVTTARRAKKSSAGYDLTRLLVGSEGTLGVITELTIKLAGIPDAISAGICPFPSVEAACEATIATIQHGIPVARIELLDEVAVAASNRYSKLELPVTPMLFLEFHGTGAGVAEQARLFGEIAADLGGGPFDWATEPERRSKLWQARHDAFWAALALRPGCAGLSGDVCVPISRLADCVAETKRDVEAFGLTVSMVGHVGDGNFHALVVLDNANADEVGRCKAFLGRLVERAIAMEGTCTGEHGVGQGKMGYIESELGLGALDAMRSVKRALDPLNLMNPGKIFRL; encoded by the coding sequence ATGTCCGACACCCACAGCCGGCCCTCGCCCGAGGCGGTGGCGAGCGTCGTCGCCGCGCTGGCGCAACGGTTTGAATCGCGCTGCGTCACCTCGCAGGCGGTGCGCGACCAGCACGCCCATACCCTGACGTGGCTCAAGCCCGAGCCGCCGGACGCGGTGGTGTTTCCCCGCACCACCGCCGAGGTGCAGGAGATCGTGCGGCTGTGCGCCGCCCACCGCGTGCCGATGATCCCGTTCGGCACCGGCTCGTCGCTCGAGGGCCAGGTCAACGCGCCGTTCGGCGGCATCTCGATCGACACCCGCGAGATGAACCGCATTCTCACCGTGCACGCCGCAGACCTCGACGTGGTGCTGGAGCCCGGCGTCACCCGCACCACGCTCAACAGCCATTTGCGCGATGCCGGCCTGTTCTTCCCGATCGACCCCGGCTTCGACGCCTCGTTCGGCGGCATGGCGGCAACCCGCGCCTCCGGCACCAACGCGGTGCGCTACGGCACCATGAAGGACAACGTGCTGGCGCTGCAGGCGGTGCTGGCCAATGGCGAGGTGGTGACGACCGCCCGCCGCGCCAAGAAATCGTCGGCCGGCTACGACCTCACCCGGCTTCTGGTCGGCTCGGAGGGCACGCTCGGCGTCATCACCGAACTCACCATCAAGCTCGCCGGCATCCCGGACGCGATCTCGGCCGGCATCTGCCCGTTTCCCTCGGTCGAGGCGGCGTGCGAGGCCACCATCGCCACCATCCAGCACGGCATTCCGGTGGCGCGGATCGAGCTGCTCGACGAGGTCGCGGTGGCGGCCTCCAACCGCTACTCCAAGCTCGAACTGCCGGTGACGCCGATGCTGTTCCTGGAGTTTCACGGCACCGGCGCAGGGGTCGCCGAGCAGGCGCGGCTGTTTGGCGAGATCGCCGCCGATCTCGGCGGCGGCCCGTTCGACTGGGCGACCGAGCCCGAGCGCCGCTCGAAACTGTGGCAGGCGCGGCACGACGCGTTCTGGGCCGCGCTGGCGCTGCGCCCTGGCTGCGCCGGCCTGTCGGGCGATGTCTGCGTGCCGATCTCGCGCCTGGCCGACTGCGTCGCCGAGACCAAGCGCGACGTTGAGGCGTTCGGCCTCACGGTGTCGATGGTCGGCCACGTCGGCGACGGCAATTTCCACGCGCTGGTGGTGCTCGACAACGCCAATGCGGACGAGGTCGGACGCTGCAAGGCGTTCCTCGGCCGGCTGGTCGAGCGGGCGATCGCGATGGAAGGCACTTGCACCGGCGAGCATGGCGTCGGCCAGGGCAAGATGGGCTATATCGAGAGCGAACTTGGGCTCGGCGCACTCGACGCCATGCGGTCGGTCAAGCGCGCGCTCGATCCGCTGAACCTGATGAACCCGGGCAAGATCTTCCGCCTTTAG
- a CDS encoding ISAs1 family transposase, giving the protein MEPAEPDFAALGEALVFLDYFKDMPDPRQRGKVMYSLEEVLLLCLLAVLAGAETFVDIARFGETKLDLLRRFRTFLHGTPSHDHLGDILATLDAAQFQRCFVAWVAAVTGAPADVIAIDGKTLRRSAKRDAKAAVHMVSAFAARQRLVLGQVKVADKSNEIVAIPQLLSLLSIEGAIVTIDAMGCQRAIAAQILAQKADYVLALKGNQGSLREDVELFAAEQKANGFKDTAISRHHSVDGDHGRIETRTTTVMHDVAWLRDRHDWPGLTSVVMVESMREIGAKCEQETRFYIASLASPADQLGPVIRSHWAVENSLHWIMDMVFRDDDCRVRTDHAPANFTTLKHMALNLIRKAPGKDSLRLKRKVAAWDDDFLASLLAA; this is encoded by the coding sequence ATGGAGCCAGCGGAACCGGACTTTGCCGCGCTTGGGGAAGCTCTTGTTTTCCTGGACTATTTCAAGGACATGCCCGACCCGCGCCAGCGCGGCAAGGTGATGTACTCGCTGGAGGAGGTGCTGCTGCTGTGCCTGCTGGCGGTGCTGGCCGGCGCCGAGACCTTCGTCGACATCGCAAGGTTCGGCGAGACGAAGCTCGACCTGCTGCGCCGGTTCCGCACGTTTCTCCATGGCACCCCCTCGCACGACCACCTCGGCGACATCCTCGCCACCCTCGATGCTGCGCAGTTCCAGCGTTGCTTCGTCGCCTGGGTGGCGGCGGTGACCGGGGCGCCCGCAGACGTGATCGCCATCGACGGCAAGACGCTGCGCCGCTCGGCTAAGAGGGACGCCAAGGCGGCGGTCCACATGGTGTCCGCCTTCGCGGCGCGCCAGCGCCTGGTGCTCGGCCAGGTCAAGGTGGCCGACAAGTCGAACGAGATCGTCGCCATCCCCCAACTGCTCTCCCTGCTGTCGATCGAGGGCGCCATCGTCACCATCGACGCCATGGGCTGCCAGCGCGCCATCGCCGCGCAAATCCTCGCCCAGAAGGCCGACTATGTGCTGGCCCTGAAAGGCAACCAGGGCAGCTTGCGAGAGGACGTCGAGCTGTTCGCCGCCGAGCAGAAAGCCAATGGTTTCAAGGACACAGCGATCAGCCGCCATCACAGCGTCGATGGCGATCACGGCCGCATCGAGACCCGCACCACCACGGTGATGCACGACGTGGCTTGGCTCCGAGACCGTCACGATTGGCCCGGCCTGACCAGTGTCGTCATGGTCGAAAGCATGCGCGAGATCGGCGCCAAGTGCGAGCAGGAGACCCGCTTCTACATCGCCTCGCTGGCGTCCCCGGCCGACCAGCTCGGACCCGTCATCCGCAGCCATTGGGCGGTGGAGAACAGCCTGCATTGGATCATGGACATGGTGTTCCGCGATGACGACTGCCGCGTCCGCACCGATCACGCCCCCGCCAATTTCACCACCCTCAAGCACATGGCCCTCAATCTCATCCGCAAGGCCCCGGGCAAGGATTCTCTCCGCCTCAAGCGAAAAGTCGCCGCCTGGGACGACGACTTCCTCGCAAGTCTCCTGGCAGCGTGA
- a CDS encoding 50S ribosomal protein L11 methyltransferase — MREGLQPVSPSTIARLLAREGDARRVADLIGESFDEAETAVAAFELPDESGWTVEIYFANPPIEAAVRDLVAHAAGNEAAAALQFEALSPKDWVAASLDGLKPVRVGRIVVHGAHDRARVPANALGIEIEAALAFGTGHHGTTRGCLTGFDGWWKARPARRASVARRRAALALDVGTGTGVLALAAARTAQQRVIATDIDHDAVTTARANVRFNKAGALVKVVHAGGLDRAEVMAGGPYQLVFANILMRPLIGLAPAIRRQLAPGARVILSGLLPAHARAVVAAYRGQGLRLLRRRTLEGWVTLDMELPGGR, encoded by the coding sequence ATGCGCGAAGGCCTTCAGCCCGTCAGCCCCTCCACCATCGCCCGCCTGCTGGCCCGGGAGGGCGACGCCCGCCGCGTCGCCGACCTGATCGGCGAGAGCTTCGACGAGGCCGAAACTGCGGTCGCAGCGTTCGAACTGCCGGACGAAAGCGGCTGGACCGTCGAGATCTACTTCGCCAACCCGCCGATCGAGGCCGCCGTGCGCGACCTGGTGGCGCACGCCGCCGGCAACGAGGCCGCCGCGGCGCTGCAATTCGAGGCGCTGTCGCCGAAGGACTGGGTGGCGGCCTCGCTGGACGGGCTGAAGCCGGTGCGGGTCGGCCGCATCGTCGTCCACGGCGCCCACGATCGCGCCCGCGTTCCCGCCAACGCGCTCGGCATCGAGATCGAGGCGGCGTTGGCGTTCGGCACCGGCCACCATGGCACCACCCGCGGCTGCCTGACCGGGTTCGACGGGTGGTGGAAGGCGCGACCGGCCCGGCGCGCGAGCGTGGCCCGGCGCCGCGCCGCACTGGCGCTCGACGTCGGCACCGGCACAGGCGTGCTGGCGCTGGCGGCGGCGCGCACCGCACAGCAGCGCGTCATCGCCACCGACATCGACCACGACGCCGTGACCACCGCCCGCGCCAATGTGCGCTTCAACAAGGCGGGCGCGCTGGTGAAGGTGGTGCACGCCGGCGGGCTCGACCGCGCCGAGGTGATGGCCGGCGGCCCCTATCAACTGGTGTTCGCCAACATCCTGATGCGCCCCTTGATCGGCCTCGCGCCGGCAATCCGCCGCCAGCTCGCCCCCGGTGCCCGCGTCATCCTGTCCGGGCTTCTGCCGGCCCACGCCCGCGCGGTGGTGGCGGCCTATCGCGGCCAGGGCCTGCGCCTGCTGCGCCGCCGCACGCTGGAGGGCTGGGTGACGCTCGACATGGAACTGCCGGGAGGCCGGTAA